From Plasmodium cynomolgi strain B DNA, chromosome 9, whole genome shotgun sequence:
AAACCCCCCTTTTCTtagaacagaaaaatgcCGACCTCCGCAGGGACAAATTGTGCGTTTATCACCCCTTTAGCAAAGCAGTTGTTGAGCGTTTACGCAAAATCGCCTGAttcgttcaggtaaaaaaagggaaaaaaaatcggaaaaaTTGGCAAGTAcgaaaaagcggaaaaaaggacCAACAGGGGGGAAAATTACCACTGCACGCCTGAACGTACAACTGCACGCCTGAACGTACCACTGCACGCCTGAACGTACCACTGCACGCCTGAACGTACCGCCGCACGCCTAAACGTACCACCTCGCACCAAACCATGGAGGACGACTTCCACGTGGACGAGGACTACATCAAGCAGCTGTCGGAGAAGTACAAAAACGCCGAGCATCCCCTCTTCATGGATGAGCTACCGGCCAACAtcgaagaaaatgaagaccTACATGCGCTCTACAATTTAATGATCGACGATGAAGACGAACTAAGTTTggccaaaaattttaaacaagTAGGAAACGACTACTACAAAGATGgaattaaatattttgaggATGCCATAATCAGCTACACTAAGGGTATCGATATACTGACGAAGTATTGGGAGGATAAGAATTTGGAGAAGCGCAAGGCAGAGAGGGGTAAACTGACAAATGACAGAAACAGTAATGCGCAAAATGGCAACTCCAAATGGATTAGCAACGGGATGGGTACCGCAAATGGGGAAACCAGCGCCGGGAAGGAGGCAGTCAAATCTGAAGATAAGGAAGACTCCTCTTCTGATAGGAAGGGCGCGCAGATAAGCATACCAAATGGgttacaaaatggagatggCCACCGTGATGGCCACCCTGATGACCTCCGTGATGACGAAATAAGGGGCGTCCTGGCCGACCTCCACTGCAACCGAGCAATCGTCCACTACAAAAAGAAGCGCTACGTGAAATGCCTATCCGACTGCCGAAAGGCCTACGCCTTCAATCAGACAAAATTCAAGAGCGTGTATTACAGCATCCTGTGTTCATACCACTTGGAATTATACAAAGATGCCCACATGTACGTTAACCGATTTGAAGACATGACCAAATCGGTTGATCTGAAAAACCATATCAATTTGAACGAGTACGAAAAGATGAAGGAAatcattttcaaaaaatacgacgacattttagaaaaaaaaaaaatatatcaaaatgaaaaaagaaaagcggaggaaaacgaaaaaaacgttaCGAATTTAGTCCAAGatattttacacaaaagGAACATTCAGATGGTTGAAAATGTATACCAGCAAACGAACAATGTCATCCCTGTACTCTACGTAGATACGGCGATGTACATTCACCTTACCGTTTTCTTGCTATATTTCGAATGGGGAGTCATAGAAACGATCGTTGACTTTGCGGAGAATCAGTCCATTATGGACCACTACGATATTgtaaagaagaacaaaaacagccatctccttttttgctataTTGAATTCCCcaatgatgtttttttcatgatTCACAGCAGCTCCTACATCTGTGATGTGCTTAACAGGGccaaattattttcccccattttatcCATACACATTATCGAGAATGAGGAGGCTAACCGACAATTCAGGAGTGGCAAAACGGTTAAGTCCATTCCGCTGTGAAGATCGGAATGTGCCCATACGCGATACAGCGTGTGccctgttcttttttttttttaacccttcCGCATTATTTTCCCAAAGTCGAAACGGGTGCGAAGCGATCTGCCAACCCTGTACAGGTGCTCTTGCGTCCAACAAGCTACACTGTTACGTGTCGAAGAGGTTATTCGGCCCAATCCCGCCCGGTGCTCGGTGCCCACTGCCCACAGCTCCCCAGtgctacctttttttttaaccccttcTTTATGGCCTTCACTTTTTAAGAGGCTCCCAACCCCGATTAACATCCTTTTACAAACTGCATGACAACTGTTTGtcaccccccttttgtaaaaCATAAACCAAAATAACTGCCCCCTCCGAGGAGTATGGACGATGCAAGCCTACGCATGGACATGGCGATTGCATTTGGCCTTTGCGCGGTCCCTTCTGCGGAGAcgtatacgtatatataattcttatCAGTTTACGCGATTTTCGACATGCAAAGTTTTACTTCTTTCAGTCCGCCCATCGCTAAAAAAGTATTCATCATttgaagaattatatatCAGTTTGCAGGTCAACTGCttcgtttaaaaaaagggaattgtTTGGGAACAGTTTGGCATGGGTAGTATGAATGTTCAAATTGAGGAGGGGCTCATCTCAGCTTAATTTCGAGAAAAGCGCATTCCCCCCATTCGCATATGTTCGAACGAACGTTCAGCCTACACAAGAGGCAATCTCGTGGATAGCCCACCGAGTGAAAGTACCATCTCACTTTCCGTTAACCTTCTTTTATGCGTATTGGTTCAACTCATATTTTCCCGTCATGCGAGAAGTTCCTGCTGGAGAGGGGCCAAaaggataaacaaaaaaacttCGTTGTACGAATTCGCATCATCGTTGGAGGCCCCCGATGTTTCATTCATCTTTTCGTGCTTcatcacaaaattgtaaaaaaattaaactttTGCATAtccgtttgaaaaaaaaatatgtacatatgcatcaTGTACAAATCcatattttgctattttgctattttgcaattttttttttttttttttggctacctgAAAATTTACAAGCGTGGCTAGTCAATCGTCGGGCGACAGTTGGCACGAAAATATGTTCGACCGTGCATACGTTTTTGCTGCGAATACTTTTTGCGTGCCCACcggagggggaggggaacaACAAACTGATCGCCTGGCTGCATGATCTCAACCAATTTGTgacaattttaaaacatcTGCGGCAGTAGCAGCAGGCAAAAGTTTATCCcattcgcttttttttgtaaatcaaAATAAGTACAAAAGTGAGTGCAAACGAAAATATTCGTCGAGCCACGAGCTGTGGTANNNNNNNNNNN
This genomic window contains:
- a CDS encoding hypothetical protein (putative), with translation MEDDFHVDEDYIKQLSEKYKNAEHPLFMDELPANIEENEDLHALYNLMIDDEDELSLAKNFKQVGNDYYKDGIKYFEDAIISYTKGIDILTKYWEDKNLEKRKAERGKLTNDRNSNAQNGNSKWISNGMGTANGETSAGKEAVKSEDKEDSSSDRKGAQISIPNGLQNGDGHRDGHPDDLRDDEIRGVLADLHCNRAIVHYKKKRYVKCLSDCRKAYAFNQTKFKSVYYSILCSYHLELYKDAHMYVNRFEDMTKSVDLKNHINLNEYEKMKEIIFKKYDDILEKKKIYQNEKRKAEENEKNVTNLVQDILHKRNIQMVENVYQQTNNVIPVLYVDTAMYIHLTVFLLYFEWGVIETIVDFAENQSIMDHYDIVKKNKNSHLLFCYIEFPNDVFFMIHSSSYICDVLNRAKLFSPILSIHIIENEEANRQFRSGKT